From a region of the Candidatus Hydrogenedentota bacterium genome:
- a CDS encoding FkbM family methyltransferase — translation MADPLRQHIVGHKWKGLLVEPLKGKFAQLLQNYAHTEGLIFENAAISKAPGPATLFRVKEGHATEPWQEGLATFCPEKNALRNLPEERIDQESVDCITLMDLLKKHHIAKLDLLQIDVEGYDFEIIKLIDFSAIEPVLINYEHCNLRSHERRQARRYLRERGYVLIQREYDTSAVLPRYADRLLGRSSVGL, via the coding sequence CAGACCCGCTGCGGCAGCACATTGTTGGCCACAAATGGAAAGGCCTTCTGGTCGAACCGCTCAAGGGTAAGTTCGCGCAGCTCCTACAGAATTACGCACATACAGAAGGCCTGATTTTCGAAAACGCGGCCATATCCAAGGCACCGGGACCCGCCACGCTATTCCGTGTCAAGGAAGGCCATGCCACAGAACCCTGGCAAGAGGGCCTTGCCACATTCTGCCCCGAGAAGAATGCACTCAGGAATTTGCCGGAAGAACGTATTGATCAGGAAAGCGTAGACTGCATAACGCTGATGGATCTCCTCAAGAAGCATCACATAGCAAAACTAGATCTACTCCAGATCGATGTCGAAGGGTATGACTTCGAAATTATCAAGCTGATTGACTTTTCTGCAATTGAGCCCGTGCTTATCAATTACGAGCACTGCAATCTTCGTTCCCATGAAAGAAGGCAGGCCAGGAGATATCTCCGGGAACGCGGTTATGTGCTGATTCAGCGGGAATACGACACGTCGGCAGTTCTGCCGCGTTATGCAGACAGACTGCTCGGCAGATCATCGGTTGGACTATAA